The proteins below come from a single Balaenoptera musculus isolate JJ_BM4_2016_0621 chromosome 1, mBalMus1.pri.v3, whole genome shotgun sequence genomic window:
- the TTC24 gene encoding tetratricopeptide repeat protein 24 gives MSSLNTEDTPQEPSPSPSSSKKKKKKRKWPRQEASIQALTRAGHRALLAGQNHKALTSFQRAFLLASKSPQTRDIPVLRACAFNLGAAYVETGDPARGLELLLRAQPQETAQGGCHGDQCFNVALAYHALGDLPQALAWYHKALGHYQPLGDQGQAQAKMGACYQALGQPELAAHRLREASRAYAQAGQPRAAALALGAAAGCMLKSGQHGVGDVVQVLEESWRLAERSTERGLLGQLYNDLGLGYSQLQLFPLAAEAFRQALPLCRGPGEEATVLRNLGMALNALGNYQEAREFHQKAADTHGSVGQRWEQGRSFGSLAFALSQLGDHKAARDNYLHALQAARDAGDVKGQWQACEGLGAAAARLGQHDQALKYYKEALARCQKEPDSVRERLVAKLTDAIRTHLARGGLLPTHTLTSAPGGPQAPGGACPVVGTPARVGKGTAGVRHRSSDRWEDELEEGHEGKEEESANVLTTSWPPRLERPRPRAHLSFGGQGPLRMENPGLLVTNGPHSKSLRAEVRAREGNRNWSQGKLPSVRSLVTPIGKPLSASFRSSKQPRETPSRNPQRRSTESGFCRIM, from the exons ATGTCTTCCCTCAACACTGAGGATACCCCGCAAGAGCCCTCGCCCTCGCCTTCAAgctccaagaagaaaaagaagaaaagaaagtggcCACGGCAAGAGGCCAGCATCCAGGCCCTCACCAGGGCTGGCCACAGGGCCCTATTGGCTGGTCAGAATCACAAGGCCTTGACCAGCTTCCAGAGGGCCTTCCTCCTGGCTTCCAAGTCACCACAAACCAGGGACATCCCTGTTCTCCGGGCCTGTGCCTTCAACCTGGGGGCTGCCTACGTGGAGACTGGGGACCCAGCCAGAGGGCTTGAGCTGCTCCTACGAGCTCAACCTCAAGAGACAGCCCAGGGCGGGTGTCATGGCGACCAGTGTTTCAACGTGGCTTTGGCTTACCATGCCCTGGGCGACCTGCCTCAGGCTTTGGCTTGGTATCACAAGGCCCTGGGCCACTACCAGCCACTAGGTGACCAGGGGCAAGCCCAGGCAAAAATGGGAGCCTGCTACCAGGCTCTGGGACAGCCTGAACTGGCAGCCCACCGCCTGCGGGAAGCGAGCCGGGCCTACGCCCAAGCAGGGCAGCCCCGGGCTGCAGCCCTGGCACTGGGGGCTGCAGCGGGCTGTATGCTGAAGAGCGGGCAGCACGGGGTGGGTGATGTGGTGCAGGTGCTGGAGGAGAGCTGGAGGCTTGCTGAGAGGAGCACTGAGCGAGGACTGCTGG GGCAACTCTATAACGACCTAGGCCTGGGCTATTCCCAGCTCCAGCTGTTCCCGCTAGCAGCAGAGGCCTTCCGGCAAGCCCTGCCCCTGTGCCGGGGGCCAGGAGAGGAGGCCACGGTGCTAAGAAACCTTGGGATGGCCCTCAATGCCCTCGGCAACTATCAGGAAGCCCGGGAGTTTCACCAGAAGGCTGCCGACACGCACG GCTCTGTGGGGCAGCGATGGGAGCAGGGCCGGAGCTTTGGAAGCCTGGCGTTTGCACTGAGCCAGCTGGGAGACCACAAGGCTGCCAGAGACAACTATCTACATGCTCTGCAGGCTGCCCGGGACGCTG GGGACGTGAAGGGGCAATGGCAGGCCTGTGAGGGTCTGGGGGCTGCCGCAGCCAGACTGGGGCAGCATGACCAGGCTTTGAAGTACTATAAGGAAGCGCTGGCCCGGTGTCAG AAGGAGCCAGATTCTGTGCGGGAGCGGCTGGTGGCCAAGCTGACAGACGCCATAAGGACCCACTTGGCCCGGGGTGGGCTGCTCCCGACCCACACCCTG ACCTCAGCTCCAGGGGGGCCCCAGGCTCCAGGTGGGGCCTGCCCCGTGGTGGGGACCCCAGCCAGGGTGGGGAAAGGCACAGCAGGAGTGCGGCACAG ATCTTCTGACAGGTGGGAAGATGAGCTAGAGGAGGGCCAcgaggggaaagaggaagagtcGGCGAATGTTCTCACGACGTCTTGGCCACCAAGACTGGAGC GTCCAAGACCCAGGGCCCATCTCTCATTTGGAGGCCAAGGCCCCCTCAGAATGGAGAACCCTGGCCTTCTGGTCACCAACGGCCCCCATAGCAAGAG cctgcgagcAGAGGTAAGGGCCAGAGAGGGTAACAGAAACTGGAGCCAGGGCAAGCTGCCTTCTGTTCGCTCCCTAGTCACTCCCATTGGCAAgcccctctctgcctccttcaGGTCATCCAAACAGCCCAGGGAAACCCCCAGCAGGAACCCTCAGAGGAGATCCACTGAGTCTGGCTTCTGCAGGATCATGTGA